One segment of Candidatus Nitrospira nitrosa DNA contains the following:
- a CDS encoding DUF721 domain-containing protein, whose protein sequence is MARPGTLDSFGTILSGLSKRLGLESRLVELRLQHQWSDIVGEPMASHTWPANIRFKKLYLIVRNSVWLQQLTFLKPALLTKLQADAGPELVTDIVGRVGELPRDREAPSVDPDSDIRPVPSESAWAEVVTHTTTIQDSSLRERFREVISRYPAQVPPRSAKGPSRAP, encoded by the coding sequence ATGGCTCGCCCCGGCACTCTCGATTCCTTCGGCACGATTCTGTCTGGTCTATCCAAACGGCTTGGCCTTGAATCGAGGCTGGTGGAACTACGCTTACAACATCAGTGGAGCGATATCGTCGGCGAGCCTATGGCGTCCCACACCTGGCCGGCCAACATTCGCTTCAAAAAGCTGTATCTGATCGTCAGAAACTCCGTCTGGCTTCAACAATTGACCTTTCTCAAACCGGCTCTCCTGACAAAACTACAGGCCGATGCCGGCCCGGAGCTTGTGACGGACATTGTCGGTCGCGTCGGAGAACTTCCGCGCGATCGGGAGGCACCCTCTGTTGATCCCGATTCTGATATCCGACCGGTACCGTCTGAGAGCGCATGGGCTGAGGTTGTCACCCATACCACGACCATCCAAGATTCCTCTCTTCGTGAGCGATTTAGAGAGGTGATATCGCGATACCCCGCTCAGGTTCCGCCTCGATCGGCAAAGGGTCCGTCACGCGCCCCTTGA
- the smpB gene encoding SsrA-binding protein SmpB — MAKDKEDQQKVVATNRKAYHDYFIEEKFEVGIVLKGTEVKSLRDRRVNLQDSYAGVKDGEVFLYHCHISPYSHGNIMNHDPVRTRKLLLHRKEINKLLGKTQQKGLTLIPLRIYFSERGQAKVELGLAKGKKQHDRRDSIKAREAGREVERAIKERK; from the coding sequence ATGGCGAAAGACAAAGAGGATCAGCAGAAGGTGGTGGCTACCAATCGGAAGGCGTATCACGACTATTTTATCGAAGAAAAATTCGAGGTCGGGATTGTGCTCAAAGGCACTGAGGTGAAATCGCTTCGGGACAGACGCGTGAACCTACAAGACAGTTATGCGGGTGTCAAAGACGGCGAGGTCTTTCTCTACCATTGCCATATTAGTCCCTACAGTCATGGCAATATTATGAACCATGACCCGGTCAGAACCCGTAAATTGCTTCTTCATCGAAAGGAGATCAACAAGCTCCTCGGAAAGACGCAGCAGAAAGGGCTCACGCTGATCCCTCTCCGGATCTACTTTTCAGAACGAGGCCAGGCGAAGGTTGAACTCGGATTGGCGAAGGGAAAAAAGCAGCATGATCGCCGTGATTCCATCAAGGCTCGTGAAGCAGGGCGCGAAGTTGAACGGGCGATCAAGGAGAGGAAGTAA
- a CDS encoding ferredoxin-thioredoxin reductase catalytic domain-containing protein: MAEPTPESLEKIQKFITGFAEKSGTTMHPNAAVTEAVVKGLASHIDELGKPLCPCNFYKDKEAEAKLRRWICACDEMQIYKYCHCLLFVREDGMPITEYLPEGHEGREVYGLITDPTPDKGRALKHKAIPVLTAQDESATASAPST, from the coding sequence ATGGCGGAACCGACACCAGAAAGCCTCGAGAAAATCCAGAAGTTCATCACGGGGTTTGCAGAAAAAAGTGGAACGACGATGCATCCCAATGCCGCCGTGACGGAAGCGGTGGTCAAGGGATTGGCGTCCCATATCGATGAACTGGGCAAACCGCTCTGTCCATGTAATTTCTATAAGGACAAAGAGGCCGAAGCCAAGCTCCGACGCTGGATCTGCGCGTGCGACGAAATGCAGATCTACAAATACTGTCACTGCCTCCTGTTTGTGCGGGAAGATGGAATGCCTATTACGGAATATTTGCCGGAGGGTCACGAAGGTCGCGAGGTGTACGGGCTGATTACCGATCCAACTCCCGACAAAGGTCGTGCCCTCAAACACAAGGCGATCCCAGTCCTTACCGCCCAGGACGAATCAGCTACGGCGTCGGCGCCCTCAACATGA
- the gyrA gene encoding DNA gyrase subunit A, whose product MPPDERLGHIAIEDEMKSSYLDYAMSVIVGRALPDVRDGLKPVHRRILFGMSEMGLASNRAYRKSAKIVGEIMGNYHPHGDSAIYDTLVRMAQGFNMRYPLVDGQGNYGSMDGDSAAAMRYTEARMTKLAEEMLADIDKETVDFGPNYDESRQEPLVLPTRVPNLLINGAGGIAVGYATNIPTHNIREIIDGLLLLLENPDVTIAQLMQKIPGPDFPTAGFIYGMGGIKEAYETGRGLLTLRAKVVVETDERTERERLIVTEIPYQVNKAKLIEKIADLIQDDRIKGISDLRDESSDREGVRVVIELKRNEIPLVVLNNLYKHTQLETTFGVIMLALVNNRPEILTLKQILRHFLEHRREVVVRRTAFELRKAEERAHILEGLKIALDHLDAVIALIRRSQSPDEARAGLMREFGLSEIQATAILDMRLQRLTQLERAKLVEEYQEVLKQIEYLRSVLASESLVRTIIKNELTEIRETYKDDRRTQIVKEEAEISLEDLIAAEEVIVTISHSGYIKRNAVSLYRAQRRGGKGKIGMGIKDEDFVETLFSASTHDSLLFFTDAGKVFWLKVHEIPEASRSAKGKALVNLLALAGSEKVTATLPVKEFRDDRYVVMATKKGSIKKTELSAFSNPRQGGIIALGLEGGDKLIGVQLTDGQREILLGTRQGITIRFKEEEVRSMGRMAHGVKGITLEEGNEVIGMETMTPDSTTSILTVTEGGYGKRTPVGEYRVQGRGGKGIISVKTTERNGLAVGFLQVRDDDQIMLMAAQGKVLRCKVDDIREIGRNTQGVRILDLDGEGDRVVAVARLAETVEREDAASEDTPEN is encoded by the coding sequence ATGCCCCCTGATGAACGGTTAGGTCATATCGCGATCGAAGACGAGATGAAGTCCTCCTACCTCGATTACGCCATGAGCGTCATCGTGGGGAGGGCATTGCCCGATGTCCGTGATGGGTTGAAACCGGTGCATCGGCGGATCCTCTTCGGCATGAGTGAAATGGGCTTGGCCTCCAATCGGGCCTACCGCAAATCAGCCAAGATCGTCGGCGAAATCATGGGAAACTATCACCCCCATGGGGATTCGGCGATCTACGACACCCTTGTGCGGATGGCGCAAGGCTTCAATATGCGCTATCCCCTCGTGGACGGCCAGGGCAACTATGGGTCGATGGACGGAGACTCAGCGGCGGCCATGCGGTACACCGAGGCCCGTATGACGAAGCTGGCTGAGGAGATGTTGGCCGATATCGACAAAGAAACCGTTGATTTCGGCCCGAACTATGACGAGTCACGGCAAGAACCACTGGTGCTTCCCACGAGAGTTCCGAACCTCTTGATCAATGGGGCGGGGGGCATTGCGGTCGGTTATGCGACCAACATTCCCACACACAATATCCGTGAAATCATCGATGGCTTGCTCCTCCTGTTGGAGAATCCCGATGTGACGATCGCCCAGTTGATGCAGAAGATCCCTGGGCCGGATTTTCCTACGGCTGGTTTCATCTATGGCATGGGTGGAATTAAGGAAGCCTATGAGACCGGACGCGGACTTCTGACACTGCGGGCAAAAGTCGTGGTCGAGACCGATGAACGCACGGAGCGAGAACGGCTCATCGTCACGGAAATTCCCTATCAGGTCAATAAAGCCAAATTGATCGAAAAAATTGCGGACTTGATCCAGGACGATCGCATCAAGGGCATCTCCGATCTCCGAGACGAATCGTCTGATCGCGAAGGGGTGCGGGTGGTGATCGAGCTCAAACGGAACGAAATACCCCTGGTGGTCTTGAATAATCTGTATAAGCATACCCAACTCGAAACGACCTTCGGCGTTATCATGTTGGCGCTGGTGAACAATCGCCCTGAGATTCTCACGCTCAAGCAGATCCTTCGTCATTTCCTTGAACATCGACGCGAAGTCGTCGTACGACGGACCGCCTTCGAGCTCAGGAAAGCGGAGGAACGCGCGCATATACTTGAAGGACTCAAGATCGCACTGGATCATCTGGATGCCGTCATCGCACTCATCAGACGATCGCAATCGCCGGACGAAGCCCGTGCAGGGTTGATGCGGGAGTTTGGCCTGAGCGAGATCCAAGCCACTGCGATTCTTGACATGCGGCTGCAGCGCTTGACGCAGCTGGAGCGGGCCAAACTCGTCGAAGAGTACCAGGAGGTTCTGAAGCAGATTGAATATCTGAGATCCGTGCTGGCCAGCGAGTCGTTGGTGCGGACCATCATCAAGAACGAGCTCACTGAGATTCGTGAAACGTACAAAGATGATCGCCGAACCCAGATCGTCAAGGAAGAAGCCGAAATCAGTCTCGAAGATCTGATTGCAGCGGAAGAAGTAATCGTCACCATTTCTCATTCGGGATACATCAAGCGGAATGCCGTGTCCCTCTACCGGGCTCAGCGACGTGGAGGGAAAGGCAAGATCGGGATGGGTATCAAGGATGAGGATTTCGTCGAGACGCTTTTTTCCGCCTCCACCCATGATTCGTTGCTCTTTTTTACTGATGCGGGGAAAGTCTTTTGGCTGAAAGTCCATGAGATTCCTGAGGCCAGTCGGTCCGCGAAAGGAAAAGCACTCGTCAATCTCCTTGCGTTGGCCGGGAGTGAAAAAGTGACCGCGACCTTGCCGGTCAAAGAGTTTCGTGATGACCGCTATGTCGTGATGGCGACGAAAAAGGGGAGTATCAAGAAGACGGAATTGTCTGCGTTCAGCAACCCCAGGCAGGGCGGGATCATTGCGTTGGGACTCGAAGGTGGTGACAAGTTGATCGGAGTGCAGCTGACAGACGGACAGCGTGAAATTCTATTGGGAACACGACAAGGTATTACAATTCGATTCAAAGAAGAAGAAGTGCGGTCGATGGGTCGGATGGCGCATGGTGTGAAGGGGATCACGCTGGAAGAGGGCAACGAAGTCATCGGGATGGAAACCATGACTCCAGACTCGACCACCTCGATTTTGACCGTGACGGAAGGCGGCTACGGCAAGCGGACACCGGTAGGCGAATATCGAGTGCAAGGTCGTGGTGGAAAGGGCATTATCAGCGTCAAGACCACCGAGCGCAACGGGTTGGCCGTGGGGTTCCTGCAAGTACGCGATGACGATCAGATCATGTTGATGGCTGCGCAGGGGAAAGTGTTGCGCTGCAAGGTTGATGATATCCGAGAAATCGGACGGAACACTCAGGGTGTTCGCATTCTGGATCTCGATGGGGAGGGAGACCGAGTCGTCGCGGTGGCCAGATTGGCGGAGACCGTTGAACGGGAGGATGCCGCCTCGGAGGACACTCCCGAGAACTGA
- a CDS encoding sensor histidine kinase: MKSLRSLISWSAFVLMAGLLLFSGLVYAASETLLQRFVDGRLLVLAESLAEFVEQYPDILERHDRTIAPTNELTQSPTEQHVLPDVTHALRIFSTDGRLLWSSPHASPQDSLSPRVLERVRISTLVFDTLTAPDGTPARHLFLPLVVQGGRLRYVLQAETSLLHHHETLRGLVFLLSLGSGATLFMAWVGSLWLAQKVLAPIETLCKGAETMSEADLGKRLALDSPYREFRRLTQAVNSVLDQFQRGSEVQRNFCEIAAHEMKTPLTILQGNLEVALMKARTTEEYHEVLLNNLQQVDRLIALTRPLLTLAKFTSSKPPVNLLPLALEPLIQELIDELMLLADDRQITLTFEPQPVPPVLGDAQWLKQALINLLDNALRYTPSGGSVTVRLQTVGREVSIAVEDTGHGIEPENIPHLFERFYRTDWARAKDAAGTGLGLPIVKEIMETHGGSISVTSDVNKGSVFTLRLPALGQQTPSA, from the coding sequence ATGAAATCTCTGCGCAGTCTGATCAGTTGGTCCGCCTTCGTCCTGATGGCCGGGCTTCTCCTGTTTTCCGGGCTCGTATATGCCGCCAGTGAAACCCTATTGCAACGGTTCGTCGACGGACGTCTGCTGGTCCTGGCGGAGAGTCTGGCCGAGTTTGTGGAGCAATATCCGGATATCCTCGAACGGCATGACCGTACCATTGCCCCCACGAATGAATTGACCCAAAGTCCAACGGAACAACATGTGCTGCCCGATGTCACACACGCCCTTCGAATCTTTTCAACTGACGGCCGACTCCTGTGGAGCAGTCCTCATGCTTCCCCACAAGACTCGCTGTCTCCCCGCGTACTAGAGCGAGTTCGGATTTCAACCCTCGTCTTCGACACACTGACCGCGCCGGACGGCACCCCTGCTCGACATCTCTTCCTCCCTCTTGTCGTACAGGGTGGTCGCCTCCGGTACGTGCTGCAGGCGGAAACATCCTTGCTGCACCATCATGAAACGCTCCGTGGGCTCGTGTTCTTGCTCAGCCTTGGATCCGGCGCCACGTTGTTTATGGCTTGGGTAGGAAGCCTCTGGCTGGCCCAAAAAGTGCTGGCTCCGATCGAAACACTGTGCAAAGGAGCCGAGACCATGTCGGAAGCCGATCTGGGGAAACGCTTGGCGCTCGATTCACCCTATCGAGAGTTTCGGCGACTCACCCAGGCGGTGAATTCTGTCTTGGACCAGTTCCAGCGTGGGAGTGAAGTGCAGCGAAATTTTTGCGAAATCGCCGCCCACGAAATGAAAACACCCTTGACCATCCTCCAGGGAAATCTGGAAGTGGCCCTCATGAAAGCCAGGACAACCGAGGAGTATCATGAGGTCCTGCTCAACAACCTCCAGCAGGTCGACCGGCTTATCGCCTTAACCCGCCCCTTGCTGACACTGGCGAAATTCACCAGTAGCAAGCCGCCCGTCAATCTCCTCCCGCTTGCGTTGGAGCCATTGATTCAGGAGCTCATAGATGAATTGATGCTCTTGGCGGATGACCGTCAGATCACGTTGACGTTCGAGCCTCAACCAGTACCGCCCGTGCTCGGCGACGCACAGTGGCTCAAGCAAGCCCTGATCAACCTGCTGGACAACGCGCTACGGTACACGCCCTCAGGCGGATCCGTGACCGTTCGTCTGCAGACAGTTGGACGTGAGGTCTCCATCGCCGTCGAAGATACCGGCCATGGCATCGAACCGGAGAATATCCCGCATCTCTTCGAGCGCTTCTACCGAACCGATTGGGCGCGAGCGAAAGATGCCGCCGGGACGGGTCTTGGGCTCCCCATTGTGAAGGAAATCATGGAAACCCACGGCGGAAGCATCTCCGTCACCAGTGACGTCAACAAGGGCTCCGTTTTCACTCTGCGGCTACCGGCGCTTGGTCAGCAAACACCTTCGGCTTAA
- a CDS encoding cytochrome c oxidase assembly factor Coa1 family protein: protein MTVICPICEHQQKIEAIADQSRVTQVSCTGCHANLVLSPSHRATTPCASRAHWATEAIVNVPLSIGLRVLLCILTGLGSYGVWQGLRISEPYELSKAFVRHNPQIEQLVGAEMEFDWFPKSHIQVDEQGGSGEFHLMVSGTTGSAVVHVRLDRRQQQWQIVEAGYADPTGTYKSLLPTRATSRPEGPHNQLQPVL from the coding sequence ATGACCGTCATCTGTCCCATCTGCGAGCACCAGCAAAAGATTGAGGCTATTGCGGATCAGTCAAGAGTGACACAGGTGAGCTGCACGGGCTGCCATGCGAATCTGGTGCTCTCTCCCTCACATCGAGCCACCACTCCTTGCGCATCCCGTGCACATTGGGCGACGGAAGCTATCGTCAATGTTCCGCTCTCCATCGGGCTACGCGTGCTGCTCTGTATCCTGACGGGCCTTGGCAGTTATGGCGTCTGGCAGGGCTTGAGGATTTCTGAGCCGTATGAACTGTCCAAAGCTTTTGTCCGTCACAACCCACAAATCGAGCAGCTCGTGGGTGCGGAGATGGAATTTGACTGGTTCCCGAAGAGTCATATTCAGGTGGACGAGCAGGGAGGATCGGGAGAGTTTCACCTCATGGTTTCCGGGACAACGGGGAGCGCGGTGGTGCACGTTCGTTTGGACAGGCGCCAGCAACAGTGGCAGATTGTCGAGGCAGGGTATGCGGATCCAACCGGCACCTATAAATCTCTCCTCCCGACACGCGCGACCTCGCGACCGGAAGGTCCGCACAATCAACTCCAGCCGGTACTATGA
- a CDS encoding YjgN family protein — MFGLFQADKGLHLTCHQCRTRHRVRNAHKLEARMRAHCQRCRTPFVVVAAKAKQPASPVSTVAEDPLETSAQGDFPQPRRFAFTGKGESLFGISLVNTFLTLITCGLYMFWAKARVRKYLFSQTEFAGDRFAYHGTGPELFRGFLKATAVFGIPYACLAMGPQLLGMEVWIQASARFLAGALFVIFIPIATVGARRYRLTRTSWRGIRCSFVGSAWQYIKLYLTGALLNVITVGTYYPFYDARRQTFLISHSRVGNQSFHFDGQGRDLAKDFCLAVLLTPFAFGLNWFWYSAKRQRYYWEHTSFAESRFAFTGTGGELCRLKLVNVCLLVFTLGFAWPWTTIRNAHFIFEHLTFTGPANLDTLTQATASSVDNG; from the coding sequence ATGTTCGGCTTGTTCCAAGCAGACAAGGGACTGCATCTGACGTGTCACCAATGTCGCACCCGGCACCGAGTTCGGAATGCCCACAAGCTCGAAGCTCGCATGCGAGCGCACTGTCAACGGTGCCGCACACCGTTTGTCGTAGTGGCCGCCAAGGCAAAACAGCCCGCGAGTCCTGTCTCTACTGTTGCAGAGGATCCTCTTGAAACGTCTGCACAAGGAGATTTCCCGCAACCTCGGCGGTTTGCTTTCACGGGGAAGGGTGAGTCTCTCTTTGGGATTTCTCTCGTCAATACCTTCCTCACGCTTATCACGTGTGGACTGTATATGTTCTGGGCCAAGGCGCGTGTGCGGAAGTACCTCTTCAGCCAGACCGAATTCGCCGGCGATCGCTTTGCGTATCATGGCACGGGACCGGAACTCTTCCGGGGTTTTCTGAAGGCGACCGCGGTGTTCGGCATCCCCTATGCTTGTCTTGCGATGGGACCACAGCTCCTTGGGATGGAGGTCTGGATACAGGCCTCCGCGCGGTTTCTTGCCGGCGCCTTGTTTGTGATCTTTATTCCTATCGCCACCGTGGGTGCGCGCCGGTATCGTCTCACGCGAACATCCTGGAGGGGCATTCGTTGCTCGTTTGTGGGATCTGCCTGGCAATACATCAAACTCTATCTCACCGGCGCACTCTTGAATGTGATCACGGTGGGGACTTACTACCCATTTTATGATGCCCGCCGCCAGACCTTTCTCATTTCCCATTCCCGTGTCGGCAATCAGTCGTTTCACTTTGACGGACAGGGTCGGGATCTGGCGAAGGACTTCTGTCTGGCTGTTCTGCTCACCCCGTTCGCATTCGGGTTGAACTGGTTTTGGTACAGCGCGAAGCGACAGCGGTATTACTGGGAACACACCTCCTTCGCCGAGAGCCGATTTGCCTTCACGGGAACCGGGGGGGAGTTGTGCCGCCTGAAACTCGTGAATGTGTGTTTGCTCGTGTTCACCTTGGGGTTTGCATGGCCGTGGACCACCATTCGAAATGCACACTTTATCTTCGAGCACTTGACCTTCACGGGGCCCGCCAATCTCGATACACTCACTCAGGCTACTGCAAGTAGCGTCGACAACGGGTGA
- a CDS encoding M48 family metallopeptidase — protein sequence MTWVGYYLDGKTATRQQVTVHVSAHALQIMGEDGRTLRWPYAGICQTQGAYKGEPVRLEYGAEPAQVLVISDPAFLNALHTIVPVQTTHLHNPLHRGVRARLTVVAAFAVLVIGGALYLWGIPGLASVIAPRVPVEWETRLSDAVIEQLAPSSSRCVDPARTHTLDTILAALMGQAQSPYVMRVIVVREPTMNAFALPGGYIVVFSGLLERTETPGQFAGVLAHELQHILKRHTTRAMIEQASTSLLLAMIAGDFSGAMAYGLEGARTLGRLQYGRQFEEEADALGIHMLQAAGIDPQDMIAFYQIMNEKTLNPSGVWAYLSTHPSTEDRIKRLASLSNKASTKPATFLPDADWVSTRSICGEPSHQTTDPVQSTP from the coding sequence ATGACCTGGGTCGGATATTATCTGGACGGGAAAACTGCCACCCGACAGCAGGTCACCGTGCATGTATCAGCCCATGCCCTCCAGATTATGGGGGAGGATGGTCGTACACTGAGGTGGCCCTATGCCGGTATCTGCCAAACGCAAGGCGCCTACAAGGGTGAGCCGGTCCGTCTGGAATATGGAGCCGAACCCGCTCAGGTTCTCGTAATTTCGGATCCCGCCTTCTTGAACGCTCTGCACACGATAGTTCCTGTACAGACAACGCATTTGCACAATCCGCTCCATCGCGGAGTCCGTGCCCGTCTTACAGTCGTAGCCGCGTTTGCCGTACTCGTTATCGGGGGCGCGCTGTATCTGTGGGGGATTCCTGGGCTGGCATCGGTCATCGCGCCACGAGTCCCAGTGGAATGGGAAACCCGCTTAAGCGACGCCGTGATCGAGCAACTGGCTCCTTCGTCTTCCCGCTGCGTGGATCCAGCCCGAACACACACGCTGGATACCATTCTCGCTGCACTGATGGGCCAGGCACAGTCGCCCTATGTCATGCGCGTCATTGTTGTCCGTGAGCCAACGATGAACGCGTTTGCTCTACCTGGCGGGTATATTGTGGTCTTCAGTGGATTGCTGGAGCGAACAGAAACGCCCGGGCAATTCGCCGGGGTGCTCGCCCACGAGCTGCAGCATATTCTCAAACGCCATACCACCAGAGCAATGATCGAGCAGGCCTCCACAAGCCTTCTATTGGCCATGATTGCCGGAGACTTTTCTGGGGCGATGGCCTATGGATTGGAGGGGGCGCGCACCTTAGGTCGGTTGCAGTACGGTCGACAATTTGAGGAGGAAGCTGATGCACTGGGCATCCACATGCTGCAGGCCGCTGGCATCGATCCGCAAGATATGATCGCTTTTTACCAGATCATGAATGAGAAGACCCTCAATCCATCGGGCGTCTGGGCTTATCTTTCGACTCACCCTTCCACCGAGGATCGCATCAAGAGGTTAGCCTCTCTGAGCAACAAGGCCTCTACGAAACCAGCCACTTTCTTGCCAGATGCTGATTGGGTCAGTACCCGCTCAATATGTGGTGAGCCGTCTCATCAAACGACGGACCCTGTCCAGAGTACGCCATAA
- a CDS encoding response regulator transcription factor, with product MRILLVEDDADLAQFIRKGLKEERHAVDVANDGEAGLALALDNPYDLVILDIMLPKLDGLTVCRRIRDKGLSTPVLLLTARNTVETKVSAYDTGADQFLEKPFAFVELLARVRALLRRGGSQQLAHLQAADLRLDPASHRVWRADHEIALTNKEYALLEFLLRNKNRVLTRTAIIEHVWDISYDPMTNIVDAHIRALRAKIDRDYSPPLIATVRGAGYMLEEPDASA from the coding sequence ATGAGAATCCTACTAGTCGAAGATGATGCGGATTTGGCTCAGTTTATCCGAAAAGGATTGAAAGAAGAGCGGCATGCGGTCGATGTGGCCAATGACGGTGAAGCGGGCTTAGCACTGGCGTTGGACAACCCCTACGATCTCGTGATTCTCGACATCATGCTGCCCAAACTGGACGGTCTGACTGTCTGCCGCCGGATCCGTGACAAGGGCCTCTCCACCCCCGTGCTCCTGTTGACGGCACGCAACACGGTTGAAACGAAAGTTTCTGCGTATGACACGGGTGCGGATCAGTTTTTGGAGAAGCCGTTCGCATTCGTGGAATTGCTCGCCCGGGTTCGGGCCCTCTTGCGACGGGGCGGCTCTCAACAGCTGGCGCACCTTCAAGCGGCCGATCTTCGATTAGATCCGGCTTCGCACCGCGTCTGGCGTGCCGATCACGAAATCGCTCTCACCAATAAGGAGTACGCACTTCTCGAGTTTCTGCTGCGGAACAAGAATCGCGTGCTCACTCGAACGGCCATCATCGAGCACGTGTGGGATATCAGTTATGACCCCATGACGAATATCGTCGACGCCCATATCCGCGCTCTTCGCGCCAAGATCGATCGAGATTATTCCCCTCCCTTGATCGCCACGGTTCGCGGCGCCGGGTACATGCTAGAAGAGCCGGACGCCTCCGCATGA